The following are from one region of the Phycisphaerales bacterium genome:
- a CDS encoding type 1 glutamine amidotransferase, with product MATIIVLQDGQHLGPGRLGVTLRDHGFKLDYRRIDRDGEAAVPGDMDNAQGLIVLGSPGSPLSDEPWILRTLDLIRTAHEAQMPVIGLCMGHQLIARALGGEVEKLPQMSLGFEPVELTVAGQTETMLAGVPWKVAMFQSHEHHVAQAPPGATVLAKSGTTPVECFKAGIRTYGFQYHFEFDRPGITRHVSVLKKIKGDLPMTLDELESRLDEHYPMFSRAADRLCVNIASFAVPFDRLLAV from the coding sequence ATGGCCACGATCATCGTTCTTCAGGATGGACAGCACCTCGGCCCCGGTCGCCTGGGGGTCACCCTGCGCGACCACGGCTTCAAGCTCGATTACCGCCGCATCGACCGCGATGGCGAGGCCGCGGTGCCCGGCGATATGGACAACGCCCAGGGCCTCATCGTGCTGGGAAGCCCGGGCTCGCCATTGAGCGACGAGCCGTGGATCCTGCGCACGCTGGACCTGATCCGGACCGCCCACGAGGCGCAGATGCCCGTCATCGGGCTGTGCATGGGCCACCAACTCATCGCGCGAGCGCTGGGAGGCGAGGTCGAGAAGCTGCCGCAGATGTCCCTTGGCTTCGAGCCCGTGGAACTGACCGTGGCCGGGCAGACCGAGACGATGCTGGCCGGCGTGCCCTGGAAGGTGGCGATGTTCCAGAGCCACGAGCACCACGTGGCCCAGGCGCCCCCCGGCGCCACGGTGCTCGCCAAGAGCGGCACCACGCCCGTGGAGTGCTTCAAGGCCGGCATCCGTACGTACGGATTCCAGTACCACTTCGAGTTCGACCGCCCTGGCATCACGCGGCACGTGTCGGTGCTCAAGAAGATCAAGGGCGATTTGCCCATGACGCTGGACGAGCTCGAGTCTCGGCTCGACGAGCACTACCCGATGTTCTCGCGCGCCGCCGACCGTCTGTGCGTGAATATTGCATCCTTCGCGGTGCCGTTCGATCGATTGCTGGCGGTCTAG
- a CDS encoding trypsin-like peptidase domain-containing protein, translating to MKKTSPRLIRTLQATCLAVTLAAGASTAAAQNGAPATTADAQEQVAPADIRQSTVKIFTTSRGPDLTRPWTRQQPTDSTGSGLVIEGGRILTNAHVVEYGQQIFVQPYLTSQRLAARVVARNTGIDLALLELEDQDAIDGVPEAVLSADLPDIGDKANALGYPLGGEELSITEGIVSRIEFVGYQAGTLGLRIQVDAALNPGNSGGPVTVDGKVIGLTFSGISQADNIGYIIPNEEIRLFLDDIEDGEIDGRPFLRETFDGTRNPGVRAKLGLSPQLEGMVVAGAVEGNPLQSWDVVTSIAGRSIDSQGLVSVTDDLRLYFEYFVHHGLNDDDTVTLGVLRDGEQIEVRSPVVRGDDDFYEPLDNTYPSYMVFGPLVFTPVYQAHVYGLDLDRMAARRSPIVKRAFTGKDPDAEIQEFVILAGGLLNHRVNVAYEVPPFSTLKSINGTAITSLAHCVKTLKELASSSEEFIIFEFHDRGADRLVYKRTDILASIEDVLNENGIRRPISSDLEDLWPDLGE from the coding sequence GTGAAGAAGACAAGCCCCCGACTTATCCGGACGCTGCAAGCCACCTGCCTGGCGGTCACCCTGGCCGCCGGAGCGAGCACCGCCGCGGCCCAGAATGGCGCCCCCGCCACCACGGCCGACGCCCAGGAGCAGGTCGCCCCGGCCGACATCCGCCAATCCACCGTGAAGATCTTCACCACCAGCCGCGGCCCCGATCTGACCCGCCCCTGGACACGCCAGCAGCCCACCGACTCCACCGGCTCGGGCCTGGTCATCGAGGGCGGTCGCATCCTCACCAACGCCCACGTGGTCGAGTACGGCCAGCAGATCTTCGTGCAGCCCTACCTGACGAGCCAGCGACTGGCCGCCCGCGTCGTGGCGCGGAACACCGGCATCGACCTGGCCCTGCTCGAACTCGAAGACCAGGACGCGATCGATGGCGTGCCCGAGGCGGTGCTCTCGGCCGACCTGCCCGATATCGGCGACAAGGCCAATGCACTCGGCTATCCGCTGGGCGGCGAAGAGCTCTCCATCACCGAAGGCATCGTGTCGCGCATCGAGTTCGTGGGCTACCAGGCCGGCACACTCGGCCTGCGCATCCAAGTCGATGCCGCGCTCAACCCTGGCAATTCGGGCGGGCCCGTCACCGTCGACGGCAAGGTCATCGGCCTGACGTTCAGCGGCATCTCGCAGGCCGACAACATCGGCTACATCATTCCCAACGAGGAAATCCGCCTGTTCCTGGACGACATCGAGGACGGCGAGATCGACGGCCGCCCGTTCCTGCGCGAGACCTTCGACGGCACCCGCAACCCGGGCGTGCGGGCCAAGCTGGGCCTGTCGCCACAGCTCGAGGGCATGGTCGTCGCCGGTGCCGTCGAGGGCAACCCGCTCCAGTCGTGGGACGTGGTGACGAGCATCGCCGGCCGCAGCATCGACAGCCAGGGGCTGGTCAGCGTGACCGACGACCTGCGTCTTTACTTCGAGTACTTCGTGCACCACGGCCTCAACGACGACGACACCGTGACGCTGGGCGTACTCCGCGATGGCGAGCAGATCGAGGTCCGCTCGCCCGTCGTGCGCGGCGATGACGACTTCTACGAACCGCTGGACAACACCTATCCCAGCTACATGGTTTTCGGTCCGCTCGTGTTCACGCCGGTCTACCAGGCGCACGTCTACGGGCTTGATCTCGATCGCATGGCCGCCCGTCGCAGCCCGATCGTGAAGCGCGCCTTCACGGGCAAGGACCCCGACGCCGAGATCCAGGAATTCGTCATCCTCGCCGGCGGCCTGCTCAACCATCGCGTCAACGTGGCCTACGAAGTGCCACCCTTCTCGACGCTCAAGAGCATCAACGGCACGGCCATCACGAGCCTGGCCCACTGCGTCAAGACGCTCAAGGAACTGGCCAGTTCCTCGGAAGAGTTCATCATCTTCGAGTTCCATGACCGGGGAGCCGACCGCCTCGTCTACAAGCGCACGGACATCCTCGCGTCCATTGAAGACGTGCTTAACGAGAACGGCATCCGCCGACCGATCTCGAGCGATTTGGAAGATCTCTGGCCCGATCTGGGCGAATAA
- a CDS encoding PfkB family carbohydrate kinase, which translates to MPLIVTGTVGIDTVYTPDHGHRENVLGGSCTYFAAAASFYCQPVRVVAAVGEDFPDELRKTMEHFQGVDHSGLEVRKGSKTFRWGGKYLENMDQRETLYTDLGVLAEEPPAVPDSFRDSKYVFLANTHPSVQLGLLEQLNDRKLAVADTMDLWIDTAKTELSQLCEKIDGLVLNFEEAEQFTGKRNTVAAARQIIEMGPKFVVVKKGEHGCIIVHRDGIAALPAYPTEEVVDPTGAGDSFAGGMMGSLSREGDAGTDPTSFEAIHRAVAHGTIVASFNIESFSLDRLASLKTSELDERFEQFARMVRFG; encoded by the coding sequence ATGCCTCTGATTGTCACCGGAACCGTTGGAATCGACACCGTCTACACCCCTGATCACGGCCATCGGGAGAACGTGCTGGGCGGTTCGTGTACGTATTTTGCGGCGGCCGCCTCCTTCTATTGCCAGCCCGTCCGGGTCGTGGCGGCGGTGGGCGAAGACTTCCCCGACGAACTCCGCAAGACGATGGAGCACTTCCAGGGCGTCGATCACAGCGGGCTGGAGGTTCGCAAGGGCTCCAAGACCTTCCGCTGGGGCGGCAAGTACCTGGAGAACATGGACCAGCGCGAGACGCTGTACACCGATCTGGGCGTGCTGGCCGAAGAGCCGCCGGCCGTGCCGGACTCGTTCCGCGACAGCAAGTACGTGTTCCTGGCCAACACGCACCCGTCGGTGCAGCTCGGCCTGCTCGAGCAGTTGAATGATCGCAAGCTGGCCGTCGCCGACACGATGGACCTGTGGATCGATACCGCCAAGACCGAGCTGAGCCAGTTGTGCGAGAAGATCGACGGGCTGGTGCTGAACTTCGAAGAGGCCGAGCAGTTTACCGGCAAGCGCAACACCGTGGCCGCGGCCCGGCAGATCATCGAGATGGGGCCCAAGTTCGTCGTGGTGAAGAAGGGCGAGCACGGCTGCATCATCGTGCATCGGGACGGCATCGCCGCCCTGCCGGCCTACCCGACCGAAGAGGTGGTTGACCCCACGGGCGCCGGCGACAGCTTTGCAGGCGGCATGATGGGCTCACTCTCGCGCGAAGGCGATGCGGGCACCGACCCGACCTCGTTCGAGGCCATCCACCGTGCCGTGGCGCACGGGACGATCGTGGCGAGTTTTAACATCGAGTCGTTCAGCCTCGATCGCCTGGCGAGCCTGAAGACCAGCGAACTGGACGAGCGATTCGAGCAGTTTGCCCGCATGGTCCGCTTCGGCTGA
- the rarD gene encoding EamA family transporter RarD, protein MANPTSPATPNANPAAGVGFGLLAYIWWGSVVPIYINTLTRGDWATPAIELIAQRVLFGIPVLIALLAVMGRLGELKAALTEPKRLRVLVMSAGLIACNWFAFIYAVSTKRLIDASLGYYITPLVSIALGILLLGERPRKPQIIAIALALVAVVILTIDRGGLPWIAVTLALSFGFYGLVRKRAQTKPAPGLCVEMIIMLPAAIGLYAWLFRSGDAQITQGPPMRTLLMALGGVMVTVPLVAFAAAAHRLRLATLGMLQYLAPTGQFVLAIIFGQQLDAITLAAFGLIWTALALYSADAWRAGRKTRRRTSA, encoded by the coding sequence ATGGCCAACCCCACCTCGCCCGCAACCCCGAACGCCAATCCCGCCGCCGGCGTGGGCTTCGGGCTGCTGGCCTACATCTGGTGGGGCAGCGTAGTGCCGATCTACATCAACACGCTCACCCGCGGCGACTGGGCGACGCCCGCGATCGAACTGATCGCACAACGCGTGCTCTTCGGCATACCGGTGTTGATCGCGCTGCTGGCGGTCATGGGCCGGCTGGGCGAACTCAAGGCTGCTCTCACCGAGCCCAAACGCCTGCGCGTCCTTGTCATGAGCGCGGGGCTAATTGCTTGCAACTGGTTCGCGTTCATCTACGCCGTCTCGACCAAGCGGCTCATCGACGCCAGCCTTGGGTACTACATCACCCCCCTGGTCTCCATTGCCCTGGGCATCCTGCTGCTGGGCGAACGCCCGCGCAAGCCACAGATCATCGCAATCGCCCTCGCGCTCGTGGCCGTGGTCATCCTCACGATCGATCGCGGCGGACTGCCCTGGATCGCCGTCACGCTGGCATTGAGCTTCGGCTTCTATGGCCTGGTCCGCAAGCGTGCCCAGACCAAGCCCGCGCCCGGCCTGTGCGTCGAGATGATCATCATGCTGCCCGCGGCAATCGGCCTCTACGCCTGGCTGTTCCGCTCGGGCGACGCCCAGATTACCCAAGGACCACCCATGCGCACGCTGCTCATGGCTCTGGGTGGCGTCATGGTCACGGTGCCACTGGTCGCCTTTGCCGCCGCCGCACATCGCCTGCGCCTGGCCACGCTTGGCATGCTGCAATACCTGGCCCCAACGGGACAATTCGTTCTGGCCATCATCTTCGGGCAGCAACTCGACGCCATCACGCTCGCCGCCTTCGGGCTGATCTGGACGGCATTGGCCCTATACAGCGCCGACGCGTGGCGAGCAGGCCGCAAGACTCGCCGAAGAACCAGTGCGTGA
- a CDS encoding CIA30 family protein: protein MRTKLIAGIVAAGLTISSDTTLAQDFSMEFERGVDGWRTVVDGVMGGLSTGRVSSPQSGVMRFSGDLSLENNGGFSQVRTAVDGADFEGAQGIEVEVRGDGRTYKFDVRLSNVRMMAGAYQQDFKTTEGTWETVRLPFEGFRLYSFGRLVSGAPEIIPTNIESIGVSLSDKQPGPFQLDVRSIRAYGSQGAASPKTSGGELATVATEAGLTTLLRLVEAAEMTLPDEPVTIFAPTNDAFAALPKEQVDALLRPEARQTLRSILAYHVVAGAKSSSEVLSRRSLETLNGQSVRVGSDGGATVGTASIVATDVAFDGGVVHVVDAVLMPELRSITAIASETDELSTLVAAIKAAGLADQLGPENGPWTVFAPVNDAFAALPDGALGALLEPANRQQLVSILALHVVPGRLEARELLGVTKTQALTGEVIRFGTDRGTLQVNGASIIASDIQAGNGVVHLIDAVLLPSSSGDDRTTPGTFRAGAARLYELAVEQGVPLFNAGQHAACAAIYEVTIESMLLLGRDELEPRIVERLEQSLAEARREPRVFEKAWIYRRAMDAAYQSFVRPSSQSGSR from the coding sequence ATGCGGACGAAGCTGATTGCGGGGATCGTCGCGGCCGGCCTGACGATTTCTTCGGACACGACGCTGGCCCAGGACTTCTCGATGGAGTTCGAGCGCGGTGTGGACGGGTGGCGCACCGTCGTGGACGGCGTGATGGGTGGGCTGTCCACCGGTCGGGTGTCTTCGCCGCAGTCGGGCGTGATGCGCTTCAGCGGCGACCTGAGCCTGGAGAACAACGGTGGGTTCAGCCAGGTTCGGACCGCGGTCGATGGCGCCGACTTCGAGGGAGCACAGGGCATCGAGGTCGAGGTTCGTGGCGACGGGCGGACGTACAAGTTCGACGTGCGTCTCTCGAACGTGCGCATGATGGCCGGTGCTTACCAGCAGGACTTCAAGACCACCGAGGGGACGTGGGAGACCGTTCGCCTGCCGTTCGAAGGATTCCGGTTGTATTCGTTTGGCCGGCTCGTGTCGGGCGCGCCCGAGATCATACCGACAAACATCGAATCGATCGGCGTGTCGCTCTCCGACAAGCAGCCCGGTCCATTCCAGCTCGATGTGCGATCGATCCGTGCCTACGGATCGCAGGGCGCCGCTTCCCCGAAGACCAGCGGTGGTGAACTTGCCACCGTCGCGACCGAAGCCGGACTCACGACGCTGTTGCGTCTCGTCGAGGCGGCCGAGATGACGCTGCCCGACGAGCCCGTGACGATCTTCGCACCAACGAACGATGCATTCGCGGCGCTGCCGAAGGAACAGGTCGACGCACTGCTGCGACCCGAGGCCCGGCAGACGCTTCGATCGATCCTCGCGTACCACGTGGTGGCGGGTGCGAAATCGTCTTCCGAGGTTCTTTCCCGCCGGTCGCTGGAGACGCTGAACGGTCAGAGCGTGCGGGTCGGGAGCGATGGGGGTGCGACGGTGGGCACGGCATCGATCGTGGCAACCGACGTCGCGTTCGATGGCGGCGTGGTGCACGTCGTTGATGCCGTACTCATGCCCGAACTCCGGTCGATCACTGCGATCGCGTCAGAGACCGACGAGCTCAGCACGCTGGTGGCCGCGATAAAGGCCGCCGGCCTGGCCGACCAGCTGGGCCCGGAGAATGGGCCATGGACGGTCTTCGCGCCCGTGAACGACGCGTTTGCTGCGTTGCCCGATGGTGCGCTGGGCGCGTTGCTCGAGCCGGCCAATCGACAACAACTGGTGAGCATCCTGGCGTTGCACGTGGTGCCCGGCAGGCTGGAGGCCCGCGAACTGCTCGGCGTCACCAAGACGCAGGCACTGACGGGTGAGGTCATCCGCTTTGGAACCGATCGGGGAACGCTCCAAGTCAACGGGGCTTCGATCATCGCCAGCGACATCCAGGCGGGCAATGGCGTGGTTCACCTGATCGATGCGGTTTTGCTACCGTCCTCATCGGGCGATGATCGAACCACGCCCGGCACGTTTCGTGCTGGTGCAGCGCGGTTGTATGAACTGGCCGTCGAGCAGGGCGTGCCGCTGTTTAATGCCGGCCAGCATGCGGCGTGCGCTGCGATCTACGAGGTGACGATCGAGTCGATGCTGTTGCTCGGTCGAGACGAACTCGAGCCACGGATCGTCGAGCGGCTTGAGCAGAGCCTGGCAGAAGCCCGGCGTGAGCCACGGGTCTTCGAGAAGGCCTGGATCTATCGGCGTGCGATGGATGCGGCCTACCAGAGCTTTGTGCGCCCGAGTTCGCAGAGCGGGTCTCGGTAG
- a CDS encoding glycine zipper domain-containing protein, which translates to MIRTMNWRKSMAAAAALVPLAMMGGCNNGVQGAFSGAALGSLAGLGIGSVTGDRSDAVTMGAILGGVGGAIIGDQNARASAYSTRSAHTSMAYPSQPVYVDRPVYVERSVYVQSPPAVYKSWGGRGHYPHQRHYYRHHAPRHYHGHYDYCR; encoded by the coding sequence ATGATCCGCACGATGAACTGGCGAAAGAGCATGGCGGCCGCGGCCGCACTCGTGCCCCTGGCGATGATGGGCGGCTGCAACAACGGCGTGCAAGGCGCCTTCTCGGGCGCGGCCCTGGGCAGCCTGGCGGGCCTGGGCATTGGCTCGGTCACCGGAGACCGCAGCGACGCCGTCACCATGGGCGCCATCCTGGGTGGCGTGGGCGGCGCCATCATCGGCGACCAGAACGCCCGGGCCTCGGCCTACAGCACGCGCAGCGCCCATACCTCGATGGCATACCCAAGCCAGCCTGTGTACGTCGATCGGCCCGTGTACGTCGAACGCTCCGTGTACGTGCAATCACCACCCGCGGTGTACAAGAGCTGGGGCGGCCGGGGGCACTACCCCCACCAGCGGCACTACTACCGCCATCACGCGCCGCGGCACTACCACGGGCATTACGACTACTGCCGCTGA
- a CDS encoding exodeoxyribonuclease III: MRVATWNINGIRSAWKKGLGDRLDEIDADVVLLQEVRALREQAPEPLIHAGKYHIVWNPAARKGYSGTALLSKTKPRRVKFGLCNGACEEDEEGRLISADVGGLVVASVYLPSGSSGEHRQAIKEQWMPQFSQWVQPLRRKRTPVLLGGDFNVAHTERDIFHWRSNQKTSGFLPHEREWVGGLFDAGWHDVIREKHGDVHGPYSWWSNRGQARTLDRGWRIDYLLANPAAKKAMKDCWIDREAADGISDHAPVVADLHLP, encoded by the coding sequence ATGCGAGTTGCGACGTGGAACATCAACGGCATTCGGTCGGCCTGGAAAAAGGGCCTGGGTGATCGCCTGGACGAGATCGACGCCGACGTCGTGTTGTTGCAGGAGGTCCGGGCCTTGCGCGAGCAGGCGCCCGAGCCGCTGATCCATGCCGGCAAGTACCACATCGTGTGGAATCCCGCCGCCCGCAAGGGCTACTCGGGTACGGCCCTGCTGAGCAAGACCAAGCCCAGGCGGGTGAAGTTCGGCCTGTGCAACGGCGCCTGCGAGGAAGACGAGGAGGGCCGCCTGATCTCGGCGGACGTGGGAGGGCTGGTGGTGGCCAGCGTGTACCTGCCATCGGGCTCTTCGGGCGAGCATCGGCAGGCGATCAAGGAGCAGTGGATGCCCCAGTTCAGCCAGTGGGTGCAGCCGCTGCGGCGGAAGCGCACGCCGGTGCTGCTCGGTGGCGACTTCAACGTCGCGCATACCGAGCGGGACATCTTCCACTGGCGGAGCAACCAGAAGACAAGCGGTTTCCTGCCCCACGAGCGCGAGTGGGTGGGGGGGCTCTTCGACGCAGGCTGGCACGACGTCATCCGCGAGAAGCACGGCGACGTGCACGGGCCCTACAGCTGGTGGAGCAATCGCGGACAGGCCCGCACGCTCGATCGTGGGTGGCGGATCGACTATCTGCTGGCCAACCCGGCAGCGAAAAAAGCGATGAAGGACTGCTGGATCGACCGCGAAGCAGCCGATGGCATCTCCGACCACGCGCCCGTCGTGGCCGATCTGCACCTGCCATGA
- a CDS encoding DUF1643 domain-containing protein — protein sequence MSAVFSRCGRFRYRLERILDPHASATVAWVMLNPSTADATTDDQTIRRVRAFSASACESVARVVVVNLYGYRATRPADLARAEDPEGPQNTMHVARAIESADRVIVGWGASVARWRRDRPSAVLGLLAGRELWCLGASRGGDPLHPLRIPGDRPFERWVPS from the coding sequence ATGTCGGCCGTGTTTTCCCGGTGCGGACGCTTTCGCTACCGGCTCGAACGCATCCTCGATCCTCATGCATCGGCGACGGTGGCGTGGGTCATGCTGAACCCCAGCACCGCCGATGCGACGACCGATGATCAGACGATTCGCCGCGTTCGCGCCTTCAGCGCGTCGGCGTGCGAATCTGTGGCGCGCGTGGTGGTCGTGAATCTCTACGGATATCGCGCCACCAGACCGGCCGACCTGGCGCGGGCGGAAGACCCCGAAGGGCCCCAGAACACGATGCACGTGGCTCGCGCGATCGAGTCGGCCGACCGCGTGATCGTGGGCTGGGGCGCGTCGGTTGCGCGTTGGCGTCGTGATCGGCCCTCCGCGGTGCTGGGCCTGCTGGCCGGTCGAGAGCTGTGGTGCCTGGGCGCGTCGCGCGGGGGAGACCCGCTGCATCCGCTGCGCATTCCCGGTGATCGCCCGTTCGAGCGATGGGTGCCGAGCTGA
- a CDS encoding sigma-54 dependent transcriptional regulator, whose protein sequence is MPTEAAPAPGKKSTGTHKVLVIDDDPIIAESLAEFLTREGYEAATAFDAAEAMEALAKAEQHTDGPSRVPHPFDLAICDVSMPGMGGMDLLAHIQKEHDAAVIMLTGYGTIESAVEALRLGASDYLTKPVVDSELRVSLERALGQHKLLSENRRLKQQLAGRYGLEGIVGRDHRVQRIFELIEAVAPSRTTVLMTGESGVGKSLIARAIHQNSPRRNEPFVEISCGSIPETLLESELFGHVKGAFTGAHADKAGRFLAADGGTLFLDEINSASPGMQLKLLRVLQERRFEPVGSNETIEVDTRVVLASNQNLEALVAEGKFRQDLYYRINVVKIEIPPLRDRVNDVPMLAEHFLKQHAEELGKTLLGFSDEAIDALRRYTYPGNVRELQNIVERAAVLTRTPTIGLHDLPQQVIENATGPLTPATGPSSQVEQESPWVPTPLADALREPEKRIIRKALKANDWNRQATADDLAINRTTLYKKMKALGLDGPDSA, encoded by the coding sequence ATGCCCACCGAAGCCGCTCCAGCCCCTGGCAAAAAGTCTACTGGCACGCACAAGGTGCTGGTGATCGACGATGATCCGATCATCGCCGAGAGTCTGGCCGAGTTCCTCACGCGCGAGGGTTACGAAGCGGCGACGGCCTTCGATGCGGCCGAAGCCATGGAAGCGCTGGCCAAAGCCGAGCAGCACACCGACGGTCCAAGCCGCGTGCCGCACCCGTTCGACCTTGCCATCTGCGACGTCTCGATGCCCGGCATGGGCGGCATGGACCTGCTCGCGCACATCCAGAAGGAGCACGACGCGGCGGTCATCATGCTCACCGGCTATGGCACGATCGAGTCGGCCGTCGAGGCGCTTCGGCTGGGCGCGAGCGACTACCTGACCAAGCCCGTGGTCGACAGCGAGCTGCGTGTATCGCTCGAGCGCGCGCTGGGCCAGCACAAGCTGCTCAGCGAGAACCGCCGGCTGAAGCAGCAACTCGCAGGGCGATACGGGCTCGAGGGCATCGTCGGGCGCGACCATCGCGTGCAGCGGATCTTCGAGTTGATCGAGGCCGTCGCGCCGAGCCGGACGACGGTGCTCATGACCGGCGAGAGCGGCGTGGGCAAGAGCCTGATTGCGCGGGCGATCCACCAGAACAGCCCGCGGCGGAACGAGCCATTCGTCGAGATCTCGTGCGGCTCGATCCCTGAGACGCTGCTGGAGAGCGAACTCTTCGGCCACGTCAAGGGCGCGTTTACGGGTGCGCACGCGGACAAGGCGGGGCGATTCCTCGCGGCCGACGGCGGCACGCTTTTCCTTGATGAGATCAACAGTGCCAGCCCGGGCATGCAGCTCAAGCTTCTGCGCGTGCTGCAGGAGCGGCGCTTCGAACCGGTGGGCAGCAACGAGACCATCGAGGTCGATACGCGCGTCGTTCTGGCCAGCAACCAGAATCTCGAGGCCCTGGTGGCCGAGGGCAAGTTCCGCCAGGACCTTTACTACCGCATCAACGTGGTGAAGATCGAGATTCCGCCGTTGCGCGATCGCGTGAACGACGTGCCGATGCTGGCCGAGCACTTCCTGAAGCAGCACGCCGAAGAACTTGGCAAGACGCTGCTTGGTTTCAGCGACGAGGCGATCGACGCGCTGCGCCGGTACACCTATCCGGGCAACGTTCGCGAGTTGCAGAACATCGTCGAGCGCGCTGCCGTGTTGACCCGGACGCCCACGATCGGCCTGCACGATCTGCCCCAGCAGGTCATCGAGAACGCCACCGGGCCGCTGACGCCCGCGACCGGTCCAAGCAGCCAGGTCGAGCAGGAATCGCCGTGGGTGCCCACGCCCTTGGCCGATGCGCTGCGAGAGCCTGAGAAGCGCATCATCCGCAAGGCGCTCAAGGCCAACGACTGGAACCGCCAGGCCACGGCCGACGATCTGGCCATCAACCGTACGACGTTGTATAAGAAGATGAAGGCCCTTGGGCTCGATGGGCCCGATTCGGCCTAG